From Mucilaginibacter gotjawali:
AGTTTGCCGGAATATCTTTAATAACTCCTGTAACTTTTAAATTATCATGGTTATCAACCCTTATCAATTTATTGATGGGATCTGTGTTTCCAAATAAAGCTTTCGCTGTTGATTCCGTTAGCACAATTGAAAAAGGATCTTTTAACGCTGCATCAGCATTTCCATAAATAAAAGGGTAGCGGAACATCTTTAAAAAATCGCAGCCGGCCTGTACTCCATACCAGTAAAATTTCTTATTACCAACCATAAGGCCATGGGCGCCCCAACCATCAGTTTCGGCAACATGGGCAAATTCAGGGATATTATGACGAAGGGCATCAGCAAGTTTTAACGATGTGGACGAGAAGGTAAGCGTATCGCCATTGCTGTTGTAATTGCGCATTACCTGGTACAGCTGCCCGTTACCGGGCAAAAACTGATCATAACTGTATTGATAATTCACCCATAAACCAATTATCAAAGCCACAGCCATCCCGGCAGCCAGTCCCCAAATATTAAGTAAACTATAAACCTTGTTGTGCAGCAGGTTTCGCCAGGCAATTTTTAAATAGTTCTTTATCATGTTCCTTGGCTATTAGTCGTTGATCGATCTTAGCATTTACGGGTTTCCAAACCTTATCGTATTCAGCCAAGAAAATGCCAAACCAATTACAAACTGATTATCAATTAGTTAATCACATTTATCAGGAACTTTATTGTACGTTTTTGATACAGTAGATGTACGGTTATGAAAGAAGTGCAAATCCTTTAAAGCTTCTTAGGATGTTATATTGCGAAACCGTTATGATAACACTCATTTTACAGCGTGCCCGCAATCATTTCTCAACCTTTAGCCAGCACCTATTATTGCACATTAATCTCATACTGAGATATGCAATAATTTATTAATCATTAACACCTATTGACATGAAAAATTACCTATTAACATTTGCATTGTTGGGTGCAGCTGTTTTCAGCTGTATGGCTCAAACTGCGTCCAAATCATCAAACCAGGAAAGTAAATTCAGTATCGGGGTAGATGCCGGCTTACCTACCGGAAATGCCAGCAATGTGTACAATTTCGCTATCGGCGGCTCGGTTAAGTACGAAGCATTGGCATCTACTGATTTTTTTGTTACTTTTTCGGCAGGCTATGAATCTTTCCTTGTAAAAAGCTCGCTGACTTCGCTTGGTGCAAAATCATCTATGGGTTTTGTTCCGCTAAAAGCAGGACTAAAATACTACTTTTCTGAGGGCTTTTTTGGTGAGGCTCAAGTAGGCGCTTCCATCTCAGCAGAAAGCGGTGGTGGTACTGCATTTGCTTTTGCCCCATGTATCGGCTATTCTTTTAATGGCGGTTTTGAAGCTGGTATCAGGTATGAGGATTGGACAAAAAGTGGAAACCTGGGACAGGTTGCATTGCGGCTGGCCTATCGTTTTAATTAATACAACTTTTAATAAAGCAATAAAAAAACCGGGCAAAATACCCGGTTTTTTTATTGCTGTTTTTAAAAATCCGGGAGCCCTGTGTTTAAAAAGAACGGCTTCGCGATAACCAAATGGCATATTTACTTTGGCAAATATTTTATCTTTCCGATTGCTTTTATACCTTAGATAAATTAAAAACGAAAGATGAGGCATACACTTCTGGCCCTGATGTTATTTATAACATCAGTTGCCTTTGCGCAAACTGATACTAAACTAAATGCCATGCTGCAGGATGCTGTAAAAGGATTTAACGGACAGGTGGGTATATATGTACATAACCTGAAAAGTGGTAAAACTGCAGCCTTAAATGCCGATACACTGTTCCCGACTGCCAGCATGATAAAGGTGAGTATACAATGCGGTTTGATGGACAAAATTGAAAAGGGACTGATAAATTACAACCAGAAACTGGTGTACCGCGATTCATTGCTGTATAAAGGCGAAGATATTTTGGGTTCATTTAAAGACGGGGATACGATAGAGGTAAGTAAAGTTGCCCTGCTGATGATCACGATGAGCGATAATACGGCAAGTTTATGGCTGCAAAAGCTGGTGGGAACAGATTACATCAACAACTGGCTGGATGTTAATGGCTTTAAAGTAATGCGCGATAACTCGCGAGCTACCGGCCGCGACGCTATGCATGCCAGGTATGGATGGGGGGTTACTACGCCCTTTGAAATGTGCCGCCTTTTTACCATGATTGCCAACGAAGAGGCGGTGAGCCCTGCCGCCAGCGAAAGAATGATCAGGAATATGGGCCGGATCTTTTGGGATAATACAGCGCTTTCGCAAATCCCTCCGTATATCCATACGATATCCAAGCAAGGTGCGCTTGACGATTACCGGTCGGAAACTGTATTGGTAAACGGGCCGCATGGCGATTATGTTTTTTCCATCATCACCAACCATAATAAGGACCAGCGCTGGACGCAGGATAATGAAGCAGATGAACTGATCCGTAAAGTATCCGCTTTATTATGGCACTACTTTGAACCAAAAAGCGACTGGAAACCGGCCGCAGGAATAGACAAATTTATGAAGGATGAATAATTTTATGCGTTTAACATTAGACAAATCTATCTTCTAAAATGAAAAAATATACGCCGGTCTTCATACTCCTGCTTTGTTTAAGTTCGGGGCTATTTGCACAGCCAAAAGACGAAGGGCATTATTTTACTTCTTTCGACAGCACAAAAATATACTACGAAGTAAAAGGCGACGGCTATCCTGTTTTGCTGATCCACGGCTTTTCGGGTAACGGGCAGGGGCTAAAAACCTGCGTATTTTATGACGATCTGCTGAAAGCAGGTTATAAAGTAATCCTCATCGATCAGCGCGGCAACGGCCGTTCAGACAAACCGCATAATGAAAGTGCCTATGCCAACGATGCCGAGGCCAAAGATATTACCGGCCTGGTAACCTGTTTGCATATTAAACAATATGACGTCGTTGGCTATTCGCGCGGATCAATTATTGCATCCAGATTGTTGGTGCTGGACAAAAGGCTGCATAAAGCAATAATGGGCGGCATGGGTGATGCCTATACCAATCCGGAATGGCCACGACGTGTGCACGCCTACCGCGCTTTAATGGGCGATACATCCCTTCATGACGTGGACGATATGGTAAAATACATCCACAGCCAGCATTTTGATGAACTTGCCCTGGCGCTTCAGCAAAAATACCAGCCATCAACAAGCCCGGCAGAGCTTTCGAAAGTAAAAATTCCGGTTTTAATTATCCGTGGAACAGAGGATAAGGAAAACGGATCGGAAACCGGGTTGAATAAACTGATCCCAGGTTCGGCCCTTACCTATGTCCCCGGAAACCACAACACGGCAATTCATACAAGGGAGTTTTCATATGCTGTAATTAAATTCCTGGCGCAGTAGTTTTTTTAACTGAACAGGTGCCATACATTTTTACAAATTCCTTCGTTAAGTGTTTTTTAATGCTTTCATTTACAAAGGAGAAAGGCTGGTTTTTATTTGGCAATGGGGAAATTTGTTTTACTGCTATTTTTATTTTTTATACCCTGTTTGCTTTTGGCACAGGGCCCCATAGATAAAGGCCATTTTAGTTTTGATACTACCGGCAAAAAGGATCTCATTGATAT
This genomic window contains:
- a CDS encoding serine hydrolase, with the protein product MRHTLLALMLFITSVAFAQTDTKLNAMLQDAVKGFNGQVGIYVHNLKSGKTAALNADTLFPTASMIKVSIQCGLMDKIEKGLINYNQKLVYRDSLLYKGEDILGSFKDGDTIEVSKVALLMITMSDNTASLWLQKLVGTDYINNWLDVNGFKVMRDNSRATGRDAMHARYGWGVTTPFEMCRLFTMIANEEAVSPAASERMIRNMGRIFWDNTALSQIPPYIHTISKQGALDDYRSETVLVNGPHGDYVFSIITNHNKDQRWTQDNEADELIRKVSALLWHYFEPKSDWKPAAGIDKFMKDE
- a CDS encoding alpha/beta fold hydrolase; this translates as MKKYTPVFILLLCLSSGLFAQPKDEGHYFTSFDSTKIYYEVKGDGYPVLLIHGFSGNGQGLKTCVFYDDLLKAGYKVILIDQRGNGRSDKPHNESAYANDAEAKDITGLVTCLHIKQYDVVGYSRGSIIASRLLVLDKRLHKAIMGGMGDAYTNPEWPRRVHAYRALMGDTSLHDVDDMVKYIHSQHFDELALALQQKYQPSTSPAELSKVKIPVLIIRGTEDKENGSETGLNKLIPGSALTYVPGNHNTAIHTREFSYAVIKFLAQ